The genomic interval TTTCTCCAAAAGATACTTTACTTTTATCACCTGCATATTCTGAATATGAAAATGAACTAATTAAGGTTGGGTCAAAAATTACTAAGTTTTTTTATGAAAAAGAAAATAACTTTCAAATCAATATAGATCATTTAATCTCATTTATTTCTTCTAATTGCTTTGATATGATTATTATCTGCAATCCAAACAACCCTACAGGAACATTAATTTCTGTTGAAGATCTTGAAAAAATTTATTTAAATTTTAAAAAGCCAATTATGATTGATGAAACATATATTGAATTTACAGATTCTTCTAAAACTTCTGCTATCAATTTAGTTAATAAGTATGATAAATTTATAGTTATTAGAGGAACATCTAAGTTCTTTTCTACTCCTGGAATTAGGCTTGGATATTCTATTGTTTCAAAAGGAGAGATTTTAGACTCTTTAAATATTATTCCTAATCTTTGGAATATAAATATTTTTGCTTCTCTAATGGGTGAAGCAATGTTTAGAGATTATGACTTTATAAATATGTGTCATAATAATTTTAACGAAAATTTCAATTTACTATTTAAAGGGTTAAAAAACTTTAAAGAGTTTAAAGTTTATAACTCAAATAGTAATTTTATTCTTTGTGAAATTTTAAGCTCTAGATTTGATGCCAATATTCTTTATAATTATCTATCTGAAAAAGGTATTATTATTAGAAAAGCTCAATCTTTTGATAAATTAAATGAAAAGTTTTTTAGAGTTTGCGTACTCACTAAAGAAAATATTAATCTTCTATTAATGGAGATTGAAAGCTTTATACGGGAATATTAACACGGAGGGATTATGTTATTAAAGAAATTTTTACTTTTAGGTTCAGTTATACTTTCAACAGTAAGTTATGCTAAATATGAACCTTGGAATTTTACTGTTTTAGAAGGTAGCCTTATTAAAGGTAATGCCTTGCCAAATGGTTGGGGAACTTCAGAAAAAGATGTTATATTAGAGGTACAAGGGACGACTAGATATAATCTTTTAGATTTATATTGGTTTGTGGATAGATCAAATATCTTTAAAAACTCTAAATTAAGTGACAAAAATGGTATTGATGCTAACTATACTTATGGTGAAATTTCACCTAGAATATCACTAGATGGTTTAACTGGAACCAATCTATCTTTCGGACCTATATCAGAGTGGTTTATTGCAACTCAATTTGATTTTGATAATGTTCATGGCAAAAGTCAATGGACTGGACAAAATGAAGGACTTAGAAAATATTATGTTGGTATTGGTAACTATATATCAATTCCAGAAATGAAGTATATGAAGTTTGATTATTTTAAAACAAATTTATATGCTAGGTATGTAGAAAAGAATTATGGTCGAAACGAAGATCAATGGGATGGATATTTATTTAATATTGCTTATGGTGGTACTATTTATAAATTTGAAAATGGTATGAAATTTGGATTTAGTGGTTGGCTTGATTATGATTTTGGTGCAAAAAATAGCTCTGAATTTAATAAGCAAACTCACGACTCTTTACAATGGCAAAATCAAATTAGATTTTACCTAAATAATAATCTTTCTGTAAGCTACACTTATCAAATAAATAACCATTTTTCTCAAGTTGATCAAAATAGTTCAAATAAAAATAATGAATCTTTTGGTATTCATTATGCTATCATGTTTTAATTTGTAGGAGGATTCTATGTTAAAAAACGAACTTTCTTTAATTGGAAAAAAAATGACTTTTGAAGAATTAAATAATTTTATGATTGAAAATAATTATTATGATATACATAACGATTTAAGTGAAAAAGAAATTCAAGATTGCTTAAATGAAAATGTTATTGCTTTTGAAAA from Cetobacterium somerae carries:
- a CDS encoding pyridoxal phosphate-dependent aminotransferase; its protein translation is MKNNHGANLHQLSETLGINENQIIDFSSNINPFGLSPKGLKKLKDNLQLASIYPDPDYIELKASISSYCNCNSENIVLGSGATELISSTIKIISPKDTLLLSPAYSEYENELIKVGSKITKFFYEKENNFQINIDHLISFISSNCFDMIIICNPNNPTGTLISVEDLEKIYLNFKKPIMIDETYIEFTDSSKTSAINLVNKYDKFIVIRGTSKFFSTPGIRLGYSIVSKGEILDSLNIIPNLWNINIFASLMGEAMFRDYDFINMCHNNFNENFNLLFKGLKNFKEFKVYNSNSNFILCEILSSRFDANILYNYLSEKGIIIRKAQSFDKLNEKFFRVCVLTKENINLLLMEIESFIREY
- a CDS encoding outer membrane protein OmpK codes for the protein MLLKKFLLLGSVILSTVSYAKYEPWNFTVLEGSLIKGNALPNGWGTSEKDVILEVQGTTRYNLLDLYWFVDRSNIFKNSKLSDKNGIDANYTYGEISPRISLDGLTGTNLSFGPISEWFIATQFDFDNVHGKSQWTGQNEGLRKYYVGIGNYISIPEMKYMKFDYFKTNLYARYVEKNYGRNEDQWDGYLFNIAYGGTIYKFENGMKFGFSGWLDYDFGAKNSSEFNKQTHDSLQWQNQIRFYLNNNLSVSYTYQINNHFSQVDQNSSNKNNESFGIHYAIMF